From the genome of Vibrio navarrensis, one region includes:
- a CDS encoding ABC transporter permease, which yields MLDLQGYEASILKGALLTIEVALLSVLLAMLLGMLGALAKMAPYRWARAIATLYTTIIRGIPDLVLMMLIFFGGQIFLNNSLYAINEWLNGWFASSDPNHEWVSYVPDYLDVSPFIAGVLTIGFIFGAYMAETFRGAIMAVDKGELEAAKAYGMSATLAFRRILLPQMIRHALPGFGNNWLVLLKTTALVSIIGLEDMVRMSSLAAGSTKMPFTFYMAVAIIFLFFTSVSTGLLKIVERKFSIYAR from the coding sequence ATGCTGGATTTACAAGGATATGAAGCCTCAATTCTAAAAGGGGCGCTGCTCACTATTGAAGTAGCACTACTCTCCGTGCTCTTAGCGATGCTGCTTGGCATGCTAGGTGCCTTGGCGAAAATGGCCCCGTATCGCTGGGCAAGAGCAATCGCGACACTCTACACCACCATCATTCGCGGTATTCCTGATCTGGTTCTGATGATGTTGATCTTCTTCGGCGGACAGATCTTTCTCAATAATTCCCTTTACGCCATCAACGAATGGCTCAATGGCTGGTTTGCATCCAGCGATCCGAATCACGAATGGGTCTCCTACGTCCCAGATTACTTAGATGTCAGCCCGTTTATTGCGGGTGTTCTAACCATTGGATTTATTTTTGGCGCTTACATGGCAGAGACATTTCGCGGTGCCATCATGGCGGTGGATAAAGGTGAGCTCGAAGCCGCCAAAGCCTACGGCATGAGTGCAACCTTGGCGTTTCGTCGTATCCTGTTGCCACAAATGATCCGTCACGCACTGCCCGGTTTTGGCAATAACTGGCTGGTGCTGCTAAAAACCACCGCTCTGGTGTCGATTATCGGTTTGGAAGACATGGTGCGCATGAGCTCTCTCGCCGCGGGATCAACAAAGATGCCGTTCACTTTTTACATGGCGGTTGCGATTATTTTCTTGTTCTTTACCAGTGTTTCAACCGGGTTGTTGAAAATTGTCGAACGTAAATTCAGCATTTATGCGAGGTAG
- the dinG gene encoding ATP-dependent DNA helicase DinG has product MLTSKIQQSIRASYQNLQFQLENFIPRRAQNYLVAEIAKTLCGNYHKSNRIIVAEAGTGIGKSLSYLMATIPVAVLNNRKVVISTATVALQEQLINKDLPLFRRISDQNFSFILAKGRQRYCCAEKLAAASGADGSQLAMFESKPKKKDIELLETMFRCLAEGKWDGDRDSWPKPIDDSLWQSIVSDKHSCNNSLSAHRQCPFQKARSELDKNDVIIANHSLVMADADLGGGVILPEPENTIYVFDEAHHLPHVARDHASAAASLKGAATWLERINQSVTKLTSLADEKRVGRFHNELQQAIQILIPCLSQLVKQFDASHFIDGIYRFEHGILPTWLEEQSKELKTFSHKANQSLAKIADLIAERVKDGELSAKLAEPALAELGFYIQRAENLAQVWKLMAEPTREKGAPLARWLEVHPDREGDFIVSVSPLEVGWQLDKQLWSRCVGAVLVSATMRALNSFQYFCFQAGIDQSPDSGTQFLALASPFDYQNQAELIVPATRYEPQAPQFTEYLSEILPKYLKDKQANLVLFSSYKQMNQVAENLESLFVKQGWALQVQGSSSRSEILKKHKKLVESGKTSILFGTGSFSEGLDLPGELLSNLIITKIPFAVPTSPVEQAHSEYIESRGGNPFMQITVPEASKKLIQSVGRLLRKERDSGTVTILDRRIVSKRYGKALLDSLPPFKRVIE; this is encoded by the coding sequence ATGCTAACCAGTAAAATCCAACAATCCATACGCGCTAGTTATCAAAACCTGCAATTTCAACTGGAAAACTTCATCCCTCGACGAGCACAAAACTATCTCGTTGCAGAAATTGCAAAAACACTTTGTGGAAACTATCACAAGTCTAATCGTATCATCGTGGCGGAAGCCGGAACGGGAATTGGTAAATCATTATCGTATTTAATGGCCACGATTCCTGTTGCGGTATTGAATAACCGTAAAGTGGTTATTTCGACCGCCACCGTTGCTTTGCAAGAGCAACTGATCAATAAAGACCTACCACTTTTTAGGCGGATTTCGGACCAGAATTTTTCCTTCATATTAGCGAAGGGCCGCCAACGCTACTGCTGCGCAGAGAAACTTGCAGCAGCCAGTGGAGCGGACGGAAGCCAGTTGGCGATGTTTGAAAGTAAGCCAAAGAAAAAGGACATTGAACTTCTTGAGACCATGTTCCGCTGCTTGGCTGAGGGGAAATGGGACGGCGACAGAGACAGTTGGCCCAAACCAATAGACGATTCGCTCTGGCAAAGTATCGTTAGCGATAAGCACAGCTGTAACAACAGTTTATCAGCCCATCGCCAATGCCCGTTTCAAAAAGCCCGTTCTGAGCTGGATAAAAACGACGTCATTATTGCTAACCATAGCCTTGTGATGGCCGATGCCGATCTCGGTGGCGGTGTGATTTTACCTGAACCAGAAAACACCATTTATGTGTTCGACGAAGCCCACCATTTACCCCATGTTGCGCGAGACCATGCCTCTGCCGCCGCAAGCCTAAAAGGTGCTGCAACATGGTTAGAGCGCATTAACCAGTCGGTGACAAAACTGACCTCTTTGGCGGATGAAAAGAGAGTCGGTCGATTTCATAATGAGCTTCAGCAAGCGATACAGATCCTGATTCCGTGTTTAAGCCAACTGGTCAAACAGTTTGATGCGAGCCATTTTATTGATGGCATTTATCGTTTTGAACACGGCATCTTACCCACTTGGTTGGAAGAGCAGTCGAAAGAACTCAAAACCTTTAGTCACAAAGCCAATCAATCGCTTGCCAAAATCGCCGATCTTATCGCGGAACGAGTTAAAGATGGCGAACTTTCAGCCAAACTGGCCGAACCTGCCTTGGCAGAACTCGGCTTTTATATTCAACGGGCAGAGAATCTCGCCCAAGTTTGGAAACTCATGGCCGAGCCAACACGTGAGAAAGGCGCACCTTTGGCACGATGGCTGGAAGTTCATCCTGATCGTGAAGGGGATTTCATTGTCAGTGTTTCCCCATTGGAAGTGGGCTGGCAGCTTGATAAGCAGCTTTGGAGTCGCTGCGTCGGTGCGGTGTTGGTTTCTGCTACTATGCGAGCGTTGAATTCATTCCAATACTTCTGTTTTCAAGCAGGTATCGATCAAAGCCCAGACTCTGGCACCCAATTTCTGGCGCTGGCTTCTCCATTTGATTACCAAAACCAAGCTGAACTGATTGTTCCCGCGACTCGCTATGAACCACAAGCTCCGCAGTTTACGGAATATCTTAGCGAAATTTTGCCTAAGTATTTAAAAGACAAACAGGCGAATCTGGTTTTATTCTCTTCTTATAAGCAGATGAATCAAGTGGCTGAAAATCTTGAATCTTTATTTGTAAAACAGGGTTGGGCATTACAAGTGCAAGGTTCAAGCTCGCGCAGCGAGATTCTAAAAAAACATAAAAAGCTGGTTGAGTCAGGTAAAACCAGCATCCTTTTTGGTACGGGCAGCTTCTCGGAAGGGCTTGATCTGCCGGGAGAGCTGCTCTCGAATCTAATCATTACCAAGATACCGTTTGCTGTGCCGACTTCACCCGTTGAACAAGCACACTCAGAGTACATAGAATCTCGTGGCGGCAACCCATTTATGCAGATTACGGTTCCAGAGGCGAGTAAGAAGTTGATTCAATCGGTTGGCCGATTGCTGCGCAAAGAGCGCGATTCTGGTACAGTCACCATCCTTGATAGACGGATCGTCTCTAAGCGTTATGGCAAAGCGTTGCTTGATTCTCTACCACCTTTTAAACGCGTTATTGAATAA
- a CDS encoding primosomal replication protein, translated as MKLKEVAEKLEQMAVQATQMDSLRGEHHAPLFDERLFSCRAHLLTPCVEEAKATLETLTREQSEQILTSQRAQFLSERLLTQLAAISRELLADSVTRKDEMVAMSYSRKPINLLYQELAQHQEWRRRLRELVSEKQRALAMASAPDRAQAQQALLVAEQRLSRCQAAILKIENQITDQEKDNQ; from the coding sequence ATGAAGTTAAAGGAAGTGGCAGAAAAACTTGAACAGATGGCCGTGCAGGCCACCCAGATGGATAGTCTGCGTGGTGAACATCACGCCCCACTGTTTGATGAACGACTGTTTAGCTGCCGTGCACACTTGCTCACACCTTGTGTCGAAGAAGCCAAAGCGACGCTAGAGACCCTAACCCGCGAGCAAAGTGAACAGATACTAACCTCCCAGCGGGCACAGTTTCTCTCAGAACGACTACTGACCCAACTTGCCGCGATATCACGTGAGCTTCTTGCTGATAGTGTGACTCGCAAAGATGAAATGGTAGCGATGAGCTATTCTCGCAAGCCCATCAACCTCCTTTATCAAGAGTTAGCTCAGCATCAAGAATGGAGACGGAGATTGAGAGAGTTAGTATCGGAAAAGCAGCGCGCGCTGGCTATGGCATCAGCTCCAGACAGAGCACAAGCGCAGCAAGCGTTATTGGTGGCGGAGCAGCGTTTATCACGCTGCCAAGCCGCAATATTGAAGATTGAAAACCAGATAACTGACCAAGAGAAAGACAACCAATGA
- a CDS encoding ABC transporter permease: MDFSLIVDSFPVYLEGLWTTVWLVSLSLVIGLSLAIPLAVARNSHNPLWRLPTWGYIYFFRGTPLLVQLYLIYYGMDQFFPVKGTLWEHAWFCALVAFVLNTSAYTAEIIRGAINGLPKGEVEAAKAYGMSTWKTYRRVILPSALRRALPAYSNEVIFMLHGSAVAGIVTIMDLTGAARLVNSRYYAPFESFLTAGFFYMMLTFCILWCFKNAEKRFLAYLRPLS, encoded by the coding sequence ATGGATTTCTCTTTAATCGTAGACAGTTTTCCCGTTTATCTTGAGGGGCTATGGACCACAGTGTGGCTGGTTTCTCTCTCTCTGGTGATTGGCTTGAGCTTAGCGATCCCGCTCGCGGTGGCGAGAAACAGCCATAACCCGTTGTGGCGCTTGCCAACTTGGGGCTATATCTACTTTTTCCGCGGTACGCCGCTGTTGGTGCAGCTTTACTTGATCTACTACGGCATGGATCAGTTTTTCCCAGTCAAAGGGACGTTGTGGGAGCACGCTTGGTTCTGTGCGCTGGTCGCCTTTGTGCTCAACACATCAGCTTATACCGCCGAGATCATTCGCGGTGCGATCAACGGTTTGCCGAAAGGTGAAGTCGAAGCGGCGAAAGCCTATGGCATGAGCACATGGAAAACCTATCGTCGAGTGATTTTGCCAAGTGCTTTGCGCCGAGCACTTCCAGCTTACAGCAACGAAGTGATTTTCATGCTGCATGGCAGTGCCGTGGCGGGGATTGTCACCATCATGGATTTGACAGGCGCAGCGCGTCTGGTCAACTCCCGCTATTACGCACCGTTTGAGTCGTTTTTGACCGCAGGCTTTTTCTACATGATGCTGACGTTTTGTATTTTGTGGTGTTTTAAAAATGCCGAAAAACGTTTTTTGGCCTATTTACGGCCATTGAGTTGA
- the xthA gene encoding exodeoxyribonuclease III, with protein MKVVSFNINGLRARLHQLQALIDKHQPDVIGLQEIKVHDEAFPVADIEAMGYKVYFHGQKAHYGVALLCKQEPLSLQKGFPTDNDDHQKRMIIGTFLHENGEKVTILNGYFPQGDNVEHETKFPYKRQFYQDLMGYLNTHHSSDEKLIVMGDINISPIDADIGIGEVNRKRWLKTGKCSFQPEERQWLKTLLDWGLEDTFRRLHPTVDDKFSWFDYRSRGFDDNRGLRIDVILATPSLASSCVESDVDYELRGIDKPSDHAPIWAVFN; from the coding sequence ATGAAAGTAGTCAGCTTTAATATCAATGGCTTGCGTGCCCGTCTCCATCAACTGCAAGCCCTAATCGATAAACACCAGCCCGATGTCATTGGTCTGCAAGAGATTAAGGTACACGATGAAGCCTTTCCGGTCGCTGATATTGAGGCCATGGGATACAAAGTCTATTTTCATGGACAGAAAGCGCACTACGGTGTCGCTCTGCTGTGTAAACAAGAACCGCTGTCGCTGCAGAAAGGCTTTCCAACGGACAACGATGATCACCAAAAGCGTATGATTATCGGCACTTTTTTGCATGAAAATGGCGAAAAAGTGACGATTTTAAACGGTTACTTTCCGCAAGGGGACAACGTTGAACATGAGACTAAATTTCCTTACAAACGCCAGTTTTATCAAGACCTAATGGGCTACTTAAATACCCACCACAGTAGCGACGAAAAATTGATCGTTATGGGGGATATCAATATCAGCCCAATTGACGCTGACATCGGCATCGGTGAAGTCAACCGCAAACGCTGGCTCAAAACAGGCAAGTGCTCTTTCCAACCGGAAGAACGTCAATGGCTAAAAACATTGCTCGATTGGGGGTTGGAAGACACGTTCCGTCGACTTCATCCGACGGTCGACGACAAGTTCTCTTGGTTCGACTATCGCTCACGTGGATTTGATGATAATCGTGGTCTGCGTATCGACGTGATCTTAGCAACCCCGTCTCTCGCCAGCAGTTGTGTGGAGTCGGATGTCGACTATGAACTGCGCGGCATCGACAAGCCCTCAGATCATGCGCCAATTTGGGCGGTTTTTAATTAG
- a CDS encoding sulfite exporter TauE/SafE family protein, with protein sequence MEFLDPTVLAVLALVAFVAGFIDAVAGGGGMLTVPALLSLGLPPHIALGTNKLAATFASSTAAFTYYRKRLFKPQCWLRAFIATLVGATVGTIAVDAVSTDWLEKILPLIILAAALYTIWHKTPDANRNSATPAPCPMLNKKQYGQGFVLGFYDGVAGPGTGAFWTVSSMALYRLNILLASGLAKAMNFTSNLTSLVTFAMLGHINWGLGLIMGVCLMAGAFVGAHSAIHFGAKFIRPVFVTVVSILAIKLAYNAWFVSL encoded by the coding sequence ATGGAATTTTTGGATCCCACCGTGCTTGCGGTGCTGGCCTTAGTGGCCTTTGTCGCAGGATTTATTGACGCGGTGGCTGGCGGGGGCGGCATGCTTACTGTCCCTGCGCTGCTTTCTCTTGGACTCCCGCCGCACATAGCGCTGGGCACCAATAAGCTGGCGGCGACATTCGCCTCTTCAACGGCCGCTTTTACTTATTATCGAAAACGTCTCTTTAAGCCACAATGTTGGCTAAGAGCATTTATCGCCACATTGGTGGGCGCCACTGTCGGCACCATAGCGGTCGATGCTGTCAGCACGGATTGGCTGGAAAAAATTCTACCGCTGATCATTCTTGCTGCCGCCTTGTATACTATTTGGCATAAAACGCCCGATGCCAACCGCAACAGCGCAACCCCCGCCCCCTGCCCTATGCTCAATAAAAAGCAATATGGGCAAGGGTTCGTGCTTGGCTTTTATGATGGCGTGGCAGGCCCGGGAACAGGCGCGTTTTGGACAGTCAGCTCCATGGCGCTTTACAGGCTCAATATTCTGTTGGCCTCTGGGCTTGCCAAAGCAATGAACTTCACCAGCAATTTGACCTCTTTGGTGACTTTCGCCATGCTGGGTCATATTAATTGGGGGTTGGGCCTGATTATGGGCGTTTGTCTCATGGCTGGAGCATTTGTTGGTGCTCACTCTGCTATTCACTTTGGCGCAAAATTTATTCGCCCGGTTTTTGTCACTGTGGTCAGTATTTTGGCAATTAAACTCGCCTATAACGCGTGGTTTGTTAGCTTATGA
- a CDS encoding ABC transporter ATP-binding protein yields the protein MQDVPALDIKQLHKTFGQNEVLKGISLSAHKGDVISIIGSSGSGKSTFLRCINLLETPTAGEIWVNGELIQMKNNRAGESVPANEKQVQRIRSRLAMVFQGFNLWSHMTVLENVIEAPVHVLGVPKAQAIENAEILLKKVGLYERKDYYPGHLSGGQQQRAAIARALAVEPEVMLFDEPTSALDPELVGEVLGVMRDLAAEGRTMLVVTHEMAFARDVSNHVMFLHQGLVEEQGNPAKLFTKPDSERLKQFISSIY from the coding sequence ATGCAAGATGTACCAGCGCTGGACATTAAACAACTGCACAAAACTTTTGGTCAGAACGAAGTGCTTAAGGGTATTTCACTTTCTGCGCATAAAGGGGATGTCATTTCTATCATCGGCTCTTCCGGTTCCGGTAAGAGTACCTTTCTAAGATGCATTAATTTACTTGAAACGCCAACCGCAGGGGAAATTTGGGTTAACGGCGAATTGATCCAGATGAAAAACAACCGTGCAGGCGAATCTGTCCCAGCCAATGAGAAACAAGTGCAACGTATCCGTTCACGTTTAGCCATGGTTTTTCAAGGGTTCAATTTATGGTCACACATGACAGTGCTGGAAAATGTGATTGAAGCGCCTGTGCATGTGCTTGGGGTGCCCAAAGCGCAGGCGATAGAAAATGCAGAGATACTGCTGAAGAAAGTCGGTCTGTATGAACGCAAAGATTACTACCCAGGGCATTTGTCTGGCGGTCAACAGCAGCGTGCCGCGATTGCTCGCGCTCTAGCAGTGGAACCGGAAGTGATGCTGTTTGACGAACCGACTTCCGCGCTCGACCCAGAATTGGTCGGTGAAGTATTAGGGGTAATGCGAGATTTGGCCGCGGAAGGGCGAACCATGCTCGTCGTGACGCACGAGATGGCGTTTGCTCGTGATGTGTCAAACCACGTGATGTTCCTTCATCAAGGGCTGGTGGAAGAACAGGGGAACCCAGCTAAACTGTTTACAAAGCCAGATTCAGAACGGTTAAAACAGTTTATCTCGTCTATTTATTAA
- a CDS encoding methyl-accepting chemotaxis protein: MRTLSVQWKITLLSGVCLLLTSLSLIGFSVYNAIANQQVLKEQSSLSVSEKSEQLVQTRALLNATEVSEYLTESLYRAEMLAANALFYKTNTEENFGESEALRTALDEMVRKSVINFKTMQGAYLVFKPNMLDGEDANYVNAEYVGSNEKGQFAPYWKLAANGENVLANVLSEKVLSADENIERFLCPLNSDAPCITSPRMESSQEGNFLTTSISVPILLDGTSIGFMGIDVRLDPLQQIANDSDASLFGGAGRVSMVSLDGTLLASDDADKPVGQPFSSQYVSANLLTDLLYGGEAQANWSEDGQWLIVFAPLTIANQTWGVIFEMPRAAVLADAVTLDEMISQKVFEGIKFELLMGLSLVILGLLTVAFAASRLVQPIRSVAMRLQDIALGEGDLTQRLEVKSGDEIGQLAGSFNAFLEKLQRTIRHVVQTSEQLAEQTQGAKRAAVETRSSSESQFREVDLVATAAEQMTQTAGLVVHNAEIAVDAANRASESTSNGQQVIERSEQEMGKLVERMMQAVPVVEELARNNGNITEILTVIEGISEQTNLLALNAAIEAARAGDQGRGFAVVADEVRNLASRTHDSVGEIRQVIEQVQTGTTAVVTTITQANELARETSVQVKNAVVELQSVFESIAAINDMNSQIVKAAEEQQQVSAEVNQNVANIRDLSGQILSQAGESEAAGARMEDLSHQQQKLMSQFKV; the protein is encoded by the coding sequence ATGCGAACTCTTTCTGTGCAGTGGAAAATTACCCTGCTGTCCGGTGTCTGCTTGTTGCTGACCTCCCTCTCTTTGATCGGTTTTTCGGTCTACAACGCGATTGCCAACCAACAAGTGCTTAAAGAGCAAAGCAGCTTATCGGTGAGTGAAAAGTCGGAGCAATTGGTTCAGACCCGTGCACTGCTTAATGCCACCGAGGTGTCGGAATATCTTACGGAATCTTTATACCGCGCTGAGATGCTGGCGGCGAACGCCCTCTTTTATAAGACCAACACCGAAGAGAACTTTGGAGAAAGTGAAGCGCTGCGTACTGCGTTAGATGAAATGGTGCGTAAGTCGGTCATCAATTTTAAAACCATGCAAGGCGCCTATTTGGTTTTCAAACCCAACATGCTCGATGGTGAAGATGCGAACTACGTTAATGCTGAGTACGTTGGTTCCAATGAAAAAGGGCAGTTTGCTCCTTATTGGAAGCTTGCCGCGAATGGTGAGAATGTGTTGGCCAATGTTCTGTCAGAGAAGGTGCTCAGCGCCGATGAAAATATTGAGCGCTTTTTGTGTCCACTCAATTCTGATGCCCCATGCATTACCTCACCAAGAATGGAAAGTTCACAAGAGGGGAATTTCCTTACCACTTCCATTTCGGTGCCGATTCTTCTGGACGGAACATCGATTGGTTTTATGGGCATTGATGTTCGTTTAGATCCTCTGCAACAAATCGCCAATGACTCTGACGCCAGCCTATTTGGTGGGGCAGGGCGCGTGAGCATGGTGAGCTTGGATGGCACGTTGCTCGCCAGTGATGATGCCGACAAGCCAGTCGGACAGCCATTTTCCAGTCAATACGTTTCAGCCAATTTGCTGACCGATCTGCTTTATGGCGGCGAGGCACAGGCAAACTGGAGCGAAGACGGCCAGTGGCTGATTGTGTTTGCGCCGCTGACGATTGCAAACCAAACGTGGGGCGTGATTTTCGAGATGCCACGAGCGGCGGTATTGGCAGATGCCGTAACCTTGGATGAGATGATCAGCCAGAAAGTGTTCGAAGGCATCAAGTTTGAACTGCTGATGGGTTTATCGCTGGTCATCTTAGGTTTATTGACGGTTGCGTTTGCCGCTTCACGTCTCGTGCAACCGATAAGATCAGTGGCGATGAGATTGCAAGATATCGCCTTGGGCGAGGGGGATCTAACTCAGCGTCTCGAAGTGAAAAGCGGCGATGAGATAGGCCAACTGGCCGGCAGTTTTAATGCCTTTTTAGAAAAGCTACAGCGGACGATTCGTCATGTAGTGCAAACCTCTGAGCAACTTGCAGAGCAGACGCAGGGGGCAAAACGGGCGGCGGTTGAAACTCGTTCAAGCAGCGAGTCGCAATTTCGCGAAGTCGATTTAGTGGCGACAGCCGCAGAGCAAATGACGCAAACCGCAGGCTTGGTGGTACACAATGCCGAAATTGCCGTGGACGCGGCCAATCGGGCCAGTGAATCAACCAGTAATGGTCAGCAGGTGATCGAACGCTCGGAGCAGGAGATGGGTAAACTGGTAGAGCGGATGATGCAGGCTGTACCGGTTGTTGAGGAACTGGCTCGCAACAATGGCAATATCACCGAAATTTTGACCGTGATTGAGGGTATTTCAGAGCAAACAAACTTACTGGCTTTGAATGCGGCGATTGAAGCGGCAAGAGCCGGAGACCAAGGTCGTGGTTTTGCGGTTGTTGCCGATGAGGTGCGCAATTTAGCCAGCCGAACTCACGACTCGGTGGGCGAGATCCGCCAAGTGATTGAGCAAGTACAAACGGGCACGACGGCAGTTGTTACGACCATTACCCAAGCGAACGAGCTAGCGCGTGAAACCTCAGTGCAGGTGAAAAATGCCGTGGTTGAGCTGCAAAGCGTGTTTGAGTCGATTGCCGCTATCAACGATATGAATAGCCAAATCGTTAAAGCGGCTGAAGAGCAGCAACAAGTCTCGGCAGAAGTGAATCAAAACGTGGCCAATATCCGCGATCTCAGCGGACAGATCTTATCTCAGGCGGGGGAATCTGAGGCCGCTGGGGCACGAATGGAAGATCTTTCCCATCAGCAGCAAAAATTGATGTCGCAGTTTAAAGTTTAA
- the rsmS gene encoding pleiotropic regulatory protein RsmS, translating to MSNTHPPLEQAPEEIKLAVDLIYLLESNDIAPEIALAALKIVQQDIEHRLQTQKA from the coding sequence ATGAGCAATACTCATCCTCCCCTTGAACAGGCTCCTGAAGAGATCAAACTGGCGGTTGACCTGATCTACCTATTAGAAAGTAACGATATTGCCCCAGAAATCGCCCTAGCGGCACTGAAAATCGTTCAACAAGATATCGAGCATAGGCTGCAAACCCAGAAAGCTTAA
- a CDS encoding ABC transporter substrate-binding protein, whose translation MKKWLLAATLAATAVSGIAQAKDWKTVRFGIEGAYPPFSWTEADGSLKGFDVDMANALCKEMQVECKIVPQDWDGIIPSLLARKYDAIIAAMSITEERKKKVDFTGKYALIPNKFIAKKGANLDFANLDGQKIAVQRATTHDKYLTDNYGGKVEIVRYGSFDEAYLDLANGRVAAVLGDASALEEGVLNKAGGDAYEFVGPSLTDEKWFGEGFGIAVRKQDKDLTKKLDAAIISLREKGVYQQIEAKYFKYDVYGN comes from the coding sequence ATGAAGAAGTGGTTACTCGCAGCAACTTTGGCCGCCACAGCGGTATCGGGTATCGCACAAGCGAAGGATTGGAAAACCGTGCGTTTCGGTATTGAAGGGGCTTATCCTCCGTTTAGCTGGACAGAAGCCGATGGCTCTCTGAAGGGTTTTGACGTAGATATGGCAAATGCGCTGTGTAAAGAGATGCAGGTGGAGTGCAAGATAGTACCTCAAGATTGGGATGGAATTATTCCTTCTCTGCTTGCTCGTAAATATGACGCGATTATCGCTGCGATGTCGATTACCGAAGAGCGCAAAAAGAAAGTCGATTTCACTGGAAAATATGCACTAATACCAAATAAGTTTATTGCTAAAAAAGGTGCAAACCTAGACTTTGCTAATCTAGATGGTCAAAAAATCGCAGTTCAACGTGCGACCACTCACGACAAATACCTAACTGATAACTATGGTGGCAAAGTTGAAATTGTACGTTATGGGTCTTTTGACGAAGCGTACTTAGACCTTGCCAATGGCCGTGTAGCGGCGGTACTCGGGGATGCGTCGGCACTCGAAGAAGGTGTGCTCAACAAAGCGGGCGGTGACGCATACGAATTTGTTGGCCCATCACTGACTGATGAGAAGTGGTTCGGTGAAGGTTTCGGTATCGCAGTACGTAAGCAAGACAAAGATCTCACTAAGAAACTAGACGCCGCTATCATCTCTCTGCGTGAGAAAGGTGTTTATCAGCAAATCGAAGCGAAGTACTTTAAGTACGATGTTTATGGTAACTAA
- a CDS encoding porin, which produces MKKTLLALVVASISTSALAAGNIYENDQTSLNVKGEIDTYLSTRNEKTNDVKSQKAEADIDLWAKVQFDAKHKLNDDVTVFGSFELENGNGFGYGADSNGVKTDDLYVGAYLGKNWGVAVGEVGDFGDSLDAITIDNTNEGYGYVDDFVNSVESAGHAVSVKGKFDALTVIADAYLDQKESNDVAYGLSAKYTVNDMLTLGASYQDQGKRNGTEYNVMGVAAYLTLGDFAVAANYVAEEKNKADFDAVSAALSYQIDSARLYTSFGFGDGDGDAEHSFYTLGADYKLSSNLLTFVEYSFNDDETTKGTQIEDTLVVAGVYFTF; this is translated from the coding sequence ATGAAAAAGACTCTATTAGCTCTAGTAGTAGCTTCTATCTCTACTTCTGCTCTAGCGGCAGGTAACATTTACGAGAACGATCAAACTTCGCTAAATGTTAAGGGTGAAATCGACACTTATCTAAGCACTAGAAACGAAAAAACTAACGACGTTAAATCCCAAAAAGCCGAAGCAGACATCGATCTTTGGGCTAAAGTTCAGTTTGATGCGAAACACAAACTAAACGACGACGTAACTGTATTCGGCTCTTTCGAACTGGAAAATGGTAACGGTTTTGGTTACGGCGCAGATAGCAATGGAGTGAAAACTGACGACCTGTACGTTGGTGCTTACTTAGGCAAAAACTGGGGTGTTGCTGTAGGTGAAGTTGGTGACTTTGGCGATTCTCTAGATGCAATCACTATTGATAATACCAATGAAGGTTACGGCTATGTCGACGATTTTGTTAACTCTGTCGAGAGCGCTGGACATGCAGTATCTGTGAAAGGTAAGTTTGATGCTCTAACTGTTATCGCAGATGCGTACCTAGATCAGAAAGAAAGCAATGACGTAGCTTACGGTTTATCGGCTAAGTACACTGTAAACGATATGCTGACCCTAGGTGCATCTTACCAAGACCAAGGTAAGCGTAATGGTACAGAATACAATGTAATGGGTGTAGCTGCTTACCTAACGCTAGGTGACTTCGCCGTTGCTGCTAACTATGTAGCTGAAGAGAAGAATAAAGCAGACTTTGATGCAGTTTCTGCTGCTCTCTCTTATCAGATTGACAGTGCTCGCCTATACACTTCATTCGGTTTTGGCGATGGAGATGGAGATGCAGAGCATTCGTTCTACACGCTTGGTGCTGATTACAAGCTAAGCAGCAACCTGCTTACATTCGTAGAGTACTCATTTAATGATGATGAAACTACTAAAGGCACACAAATTGAAGATACTCTAGTTGTAGCTGGTGTTTATTTCACATTCTAA